The segment TACGCCCACGTCGAGCCCAGCGGCTGGCGGATCAGCGACCGCCCCGGCCGCGACACCCGGCGGGCCCGCTCCTGGCTCGGCGAAGACCTCGACGCGCTGGAGGAGTTCACCCAGGGCTACACCGGCAGGCTCAAGGTCCAGGCCGTCGGCCCGTGGACCCTGGCCGCCGCCCTCGAACTGCACGGCGGTGAGGCCGTCCTCCAGGACGCCGGAGCCTGCCGCGACCTGGCCGCCTCCCTCGCCGAGGGCCTGCGCGGCCACCTCGCCGATGTCCGCAAGCGCGTCCCCGGCGCCGAGATCGTGCTCCAGTACGACGAGCCCTCGCTCACCGCCGTGCTGAGCGGCCGGGTGCGCTCCGCCAGCGGCTACCGCACCTACCGGGCGGTGGACCGGCAGGTCGTCGAGAGCACCCTGCGCGACCTCTTCTCCGTCCACGACGGGGAGGTCGTCGTGCACTCCTGCGCGCCCGGCGTGCCCTTCGCCCTGCTGCGCCGGGCCGGCGCCGCGGCCGTCTCGTTCGATTTCTCCCTGCTCACCGAGCGCGAGGACGACGCCATCGGCGAGGCCGTCGAGGGCGGCATGAAACTCTTCGCCGGAGTGGTGCCGGGCACCGACGGCCCGTTGTCGGACCCGGGCGGTAGCGTCATGGGTGTCAGGAAGCTTTGGCGCAGGCTGGGGCTGGCCCCGGGGACTCTCGCCGAGTCCGTCACGGTCACCCCGTCGTGCGGCCTGGCGGGCGCCTCGCCCGCGTACGCCCGCGCGGCGCAGGCCCACTGCGTCAGGGCGGCGAGGTCACTCGCCGACAACCCTGAGTGACGGTCGAGGACGGGCCACGGGAGGACACGGCATGGCAGCCGAACAGCAGGACACGGCAGTACCGACGGCGGCGCGCGAGCAGCACCAGCTGCTCGCGGAGCAGGTCGAGGAGCACCGCTTCCGGTACTACGTGAACGACCAGCCGGTCGTCAGCGACGCCGAGTTCGACCAGCTGCTGCGCTCACTGGAGGCCCTGGAGGAGCAGTACCCCGAGCTGCGCACGCCCGACTCGCCCACCCAGAAGGTCGCCGGGGCGTACGAGACGGACTTCGCCTCGGTCGAGCACCGCGAGCGGATGCTCTCCCTCGACAACGCCTTCGACGACGAGGAGCTGTCCGCCTGGGCCGAGCGGGTCGCCAGGGACGTGAACACCCCGGACTACCACTACCTGTGCGAGCTCAAGGTGGACGGCCTCGCGGTCAACCTCACCTACGAGAACGGCCGCCTGACCCGCGCCGCCACCCGTGGCGACGGCCGCACGGGCGAGGACATCACGCCCAACGTCCGCACCATCGCCGAGATCCCGGACCGCCTCAAGGGGGACCGGATCCCGGCGCTCGTGGAGATCCGCGGCGAGGTGTACTTCCCGATGGAGAAGTTCGAGGAGCTCAACGCCCGCCTGGTGGAGGCCGAGGGCAAGCCCTTCGCCAACCCGCGCAACGCCGCGGCCGGGTCGCTGCGCCAGAAGGACCCCAAGGTCACCGCGACCCGTCCGCTCCACATGGTGGTGCACGGCATCGGCGCCCGCGAGGGCTTCGAGATCGAGCGCCAGTCGCAGGCGTACGAGCTGCTGCGCGAGTGGGGCCTGCCCACCGCCCGGCACAACGAGGTGGTGTCCTCCCTGGAGGAGGTGCGCGCGTTCATCGCCCGCTTCGGCGAGAACCGGCACTCCGTGGAGCACGAGATCGACGGGGTGGTCGTCAAGCTGGACGAGATCGCCCTCCAGGGCCGCCTCGGCTCCACGGCCCGCGCCCCGCGCTGGGCGATCGCCTGGAAGTACGCCCCGGAAGAGGTCAACACCAAGCTGATCGACATCAAGGTCGGCGTCGGCCGCACCGGGCGCGTCACCCCGTACGCGCAGGTCGAGCCCGTGACGGTGGCCGGCTCCGAGGTCGAGTTCGCGACGCTGCACAACCAGGAGGTCGTCAAGGCCAAGGGAGTCCTCATCGGGGACACCGTCGTGCTGCGCAAGGCGGGCGACGTCATCCCCGAGATCCTGGGCCCGGTGGTGGACCTGCGCGACGGCAGCGAGCGGGAGTTCGTGATGCCGGCCGAGTGCCCCGAGTGCGGGACGCCCCTGCGCCCGATGAAGGAGGGCGACATCGACGTCCGCTGCCCCAACGGGCAGAGCTGCCCTGCCCAGTTGCGCGAACGGCTGTTCTACCTGGCCGGGCGGCAGTCCCTGGACATCGAGAACTTCGGCATGGTGGCCGCCGCCGCCCTCACCGGCCCCCTGGAGCCGGCGCAGCCGCCGCTGCGCGACGAGGGCGACCTCTTCGACCTCACCATCGAGCAGCTGCTGCCCATCAAGGCGTACGTCCTCGACCAGGACAGCGGGCTGCCCAAGCGGGACCCGAAGACGGGCGAGGAGAAGATCGTCACGGTCTTCGCCAACCAGAAGGGCGAGCCGAAGAAGAACGCCCTGGCCATGCTGGAGAACATCGCCGCCGCCAAGCAGCGCCCGCTGGCCCGGATCATCAACGGCCTCTCCATCCGGCACGTCGGCCCGGTCGCCGCGGAGGCCCTGGCCCGCGAGTTCCGGTCGATCGACCGCATCGAACAGGCCACCGAGGAGGAGCTGACCGCGACCGAGGGCGTCGGCGCGATCATCGCCGCCTCCCTGAAGGAATGGTTCGCCGTCGACTGGCACCAGGAGATCCTCCGCAAGTGGCGGGCGGCCGGTGTGCGCATGGAGGAGGAAGGTTCCGGCGAGGAGGAGGGCCCGCGCCCGCTGGAGGGCCTGACCGTCGTCGTCACGGGCACCCTCCAGAGCCACACCCGTGACGGCGCCAAGGAGGCCCTGCAGAGCCGGGGCGCCAAGGTGACCGGCTCGGTGTCGAAGAAGACCTCCTTCGTCGTGGCCGGCGACAACCCCGGCTCGAAGTACGACAAGGCCGTCCAGCTGAAGCTCCCCATCCTCGACGACGCCGGTTTCGCCGTCCTGCTCGAACAGGGGCCCGACGCGGCCCGCGAGGCGGCGCTCCCGCTGGACGGCGCGGCCCAAGGGGAGTAAACACCGCGAACGGATGCGCGGCGGGCGGCCGTACGGGCGGGCGCACGCCCGGCGCGGCGCCCGGTGGTAAACGGCCGGTACACGGCTGGTCGAAGGCCGGTGAGCTGTCGGATCATCGGAGGGGTGACGGGGGGGTCCTGGTCCAAACTCACCCGTTCGGCGGATACCGTACTGATGAGGATGGCTGGGTCGCATTCGGGCAACCACCGCCGACTGCTGCCCCTGGGAGCCTCTCCCGTCCTACTGTTGTGGGGTGCGCCTGTCGTGCGCGGCTGCCTGAGGTGCCTTCCAGCCGTGAGGGCATGACATCGGGGCCATCGCGCGACATCGGCATCGCCGGCTGTGAGAGGGACGGGCATGAAACCCACCGAAAGCGCCGACCCGTCACCTGAATTCGGCGGGGAACACCCGTCCTTGCGGGCGGCCCGGCTCGGTGTCCTGGGTGCCAGGACACCGCAGACCCGTCCCCTGGACAGCGGAGCGGGGCAGCAGCGGCGCACCGTGCTGCCCGCGGCCGTCGTGGGCGTCGCCGCCGTGGTGCTCGCGGGCGGGATCGCCGCCGCGCTGACCGCCCGTCAGGCGCTGTTCCCGG is part of the Streptomyces katrae genome and harbors:
- a CDS encoding methionine synthase → MTGGATGVGSLPGGDAREAAKTATGSFEDFPYLPELPARGPGADMIGRSLGLLVDLYAHVEPSGWRISDRPGRDTRRARSWLGEDLDALEEFTQGYTGRLKVQAVGPWTLAAALELHGGEAVLQDAGACRDLAASLAEGLRGHLADVRKRVPGAEIVLQYDEPSLTAVLSGRVRSASGYRTYRAVDRQVVESTLRDLFSVHDGEVVVHSCAPGVPFALLRRAGAAAVSFDFSLLTEREDDAIGEAVEGGMKLFAGVVPGTDGPLSDPGGSVMGVRKLWRRLGLAPGTLAESVTVTPSCGLAGASPAYARAAQAHCVRAARSLADNPE
- the ligA gene encoding NAD-dependent DNA ligase LigA, with the protein product MAAEQQDTAVPTAAREQHQLLAEQVEEHRFRYYVNDQPVVSDAEFDQLLRSLEALEEQYPELRTPDSPTQKVAGAYETDFASVEHRERMLSLDNAFDDEELSAWAERVARDVNTPDYHYLCELKVDGLAVNLTYENGRLTRAATRGDGRTGEDITPNVRTIAEIPDRLKGDRIPALVEIRGEVYFPMEKFEELNARLVEAEGKPFANPRNAAAGSLRQKDPKVTATRPLHMVVHGIGAREGFEIERQSQAYELLREWGLPTARHNEVVSSLEEVRAFIARFGENRHSVEHEIDGVVVKLDEIALQGRLGSTARAPRWAIAWKYAPEEVNTKLIDIKVGVGRTGRVTPYAQVEPVTVAGSEVEFATLHNQEVVKAKGVLIGDTVVLRKAGDVIPEILGPVVDLRDGSEREFVMPAECPECGTPLRPMKEGDIDVRCPNGQSCPAQLRERLFYLAGRQSLDIENFGMVAAAALTGPLEPAQPPLRDEGDLFDLTIEQLLPIKAYVLDQDSGLPKRDPKTGEEKIVTVFANQKGEPKKNALAMLENIAAAKQRPLARIINGLSIRHVGPVAAEALAREFRSIDRIEQATEEELTATEGVGAIIAASLKEWFAVDWHQEILRKWRAAGVRMEEEGSGEEEGPRPLEGLTVVVTGTLQSHTRDGAKEALQSRGAKVTGSVSKKTSFVVAGDNPGSKYDKAVQLKLPILDDAGFAVLLEQGPDAAREAALPLDGAAQGE